Proteins encoded by one window of Candidatus Paceibacterota bacterium:
- a CDS encoding M48 family metallopeptidase, whose translation MTPNLYSHQSANVAKTWFLMGLFLVVIIAVGYFFSVYYENPTILYVAVIFSFFMNFLSYWYSDKISLALTKAKPATREQFFDLYTVTENLSIAAGLPMPKLYVIGDSAPNAFATGRNKEHAAVVVTTGLLERLDRSELEGVIAHELSHIGNKDTLVMTVVVVLVGFIAILSDIFLRSHMSGGSSGRDDNKGNVLMIVGIALAILSPIVATLIKLAISRRREFLADASGALLTRYPEGLASALQKISTYDRPMRAASNATAHLFISNPFGRGAKSISKLFATHPPVEERIKALIG comes from the coding sequence ATGACCCCAAATCTTTATAGTCATCAAAGTGCAAATGTGGCGAAGACCTGGTTTTTGATGGGCTTGTTTTTGGTGGTCATAATCGCTGTCGGTTACTTTTTTTCTGTTTATTACGAGAACCCGACTATTTTGTATGTGGCTGTGATATTTAGTTTCTTTATGAACTTTTTGAGTTATTGGTACTCGGATAAAATTTCTCTCGCTCTGACTAAAGCCAAGCCTGCTACCCGAGAACAATTTTTTGATTTATATACGGTTACCGAAAACCTCTCCATCGCCGCGGGCCTGCCGATGCCGAAACTTTATGTTATCGGTGATTCAGCTCCCAATGCTTTCGCTACTGGCAGAAATAAAGAACATGCCGCTGTTGTTGTGACTACGGGTTTGCTAGAGAGGCTTGATAGGAGTGAACTCGAAGGAGTAATAGCTCATGAGCTTTCACATATAGGTAATAAAGATACGCTGGTGATGACAGTGGTCGTAGTGCTTGTCGGTTTCATTGCTATTCTTTCCGATATATTTCTCCGCTCACATATGTCTGGTGGGTCCAGTGGCCGAGATGATAATAAGGGAAATGTTTTAATGATAGTAGGTATCGCTCTTGCTATCCTTTCGCCCATTGTGGCTACTCTTATCAAACTAGCTATTTCACGAAGACGTGAATTTCTTGCCGATGCCTCTGGGGCTCTTCTCACTCGATATCCTGAAGGTTTAGCTAGTGCTCTTCAAAAAATATCTACCTACGATCGCCCCATGCGTGCGGCGAGTAATGCCACTGCACATCTTTTTATTTCGAATCCATTTGGTAGGGGAGCTAAAAGCATTTCAAAGTTATTTGCGACTCATCCTCCAGTGGAAGAAAGAATAAAAGCTCTCATTGGATAA
- a CDS encoding NUDIX domain-containing protein, whose translation MEIKDKELHRITSTALVYKPDFTYLITKRAMHKKVMPGKWTIPGGGLSVDDYIDTPSSTGDGKQWYGALEKSLRREIKEEVNLEIGKPEFLVDLTFIRPDGVPVICFSYFAPYISGEVKLDDDATDFKWVTVDEAAEYDLIDGVLGEIQEVHKILSDRK comes from the coding sequence ATGGAGATAAAAGATAAAGAATTGCATAGGATTACCTCCACGGCTTTAGTTTACAAACCGGATTTTACCTACCTCATTACCAAGAGAGCTATGCATAAGAAAGTGATGCCGGGAAAATGGACCATTCCTGGAGGTGGCCTTTCTGTCGATGATTACATAGATACTCCCTCGAGTACTGGAGACGGAAAGCAGTGGTATGGAGCACTCGAAAAATCTTTGAGAAGGGAAATAAAAGAAGAAGTAAATTTAGAAATTGGTAAACCTGAATTTTTGGTCGACCTTACCTTCATTCGACCCGATGGTGTGCCCGTAATTTGTTTTAGTTATTTTGCTCCCTATATTTCTGGTGAAGTGAAGCTTGACGATGATGCTACCGATTTCAAATGGGTGACGGTGGATGAAGCAGCCGAATATGACCTGATCGACGGCGTATTAGGCGAAATCCAAGAGGTCCATAAAATTCTTTCAGACAGAAAATAA